Proteins encoded within one genomic window of Arachis ipaensis cultivar K30076 chromosome B08, Araip1.1, whole genome shotgun sequence:
- the LOC107613321 gene encoding uncharacterized protein LOC107613321, with product MASLSFLNSNYFHSIQISKPSSSSLTCIHSSLSSPNPPNSKDEAIQQAKTSISTTLEKPLNNSSKLIGKFKKLKQPKFRVEIPLIDGSPDSISQLALDVFGDIPIKRKGSPIKVLVLWPNPRLREAANAAFKSQSDTKVEHFDIPSLQNRDPRILNSADVAVFFVPEVSQLDLVRTVSDAFNPRPVVMFNPKWAFEEEGNFDDDLSGFVNSFEVIYCFMGLEVRGLLSKRKGVVFRCVRDGVVSGEKWNVFVEEGEEMKLVSTLKARPTIVEVENVLYNVMAMNSPITKSAKFIKGLVSNVTGRK from the coding sequence ATGGCATCTTTATCCTTTCTTAATTCTAATTATTTCCATTCTATCCAAATCTCCAAGCCATCGTCATCATCGTTAACATGCATCCACTCCTCACTCTCTTCCCCAAACCCTCCCAACTCAAAGGATGAGGCCATACAACAAGCAAAAACATCCATTTCAACAACCTTGGAGAAGCCCCTCAACAACTCCTCAAAACTAATTGGCAAGTTCAAGAAACTCAAGCAACCCAAATTCAGGGTTGAGATCCCACTCATTGATGGCTCACCAGATTCCATTTCCCAACTCGCCCTTGATGTTTTTGGGGACATACCCATCAAGAGAAAAGGTTCTCCCATTAAGGTTTTGGTTCTGTGGCCTAACCCTAGATTGAGAGAAGCTGCAAATGCTGCTTTTAAGTCCCAATCAGATACCAAAGTTGAACACTTTGACATTCCCTCACTTCAGAACAGGGACCCCAGAATCTTGAATTCTGCTGATGTGGCAGTGTTCTTTGTGCCAGAGGTTTCACAGTTGGACCTGGTTAGAACCGTGAGTGATGCATTTAACCCTAGGCCTGTGGTTATGTTCAATCCAAAATGGGCATTTGAGGAAGAGGGTAACTTTGATGATGATTTATCTGGGTTTGTGAATTCCTTTGAAGTGATTTATTGTTTCATGGGGTTAGAGGTGAGGGGTTTGTTGAGCAAGAGAAAAGGTGTGGTTTTTAGGTGTGTGAGAGATGGGGTTGTGAGTGGTGAGAAGTGGAATGTGTTTGTGGAAGAAGGGGAAGAAATGAAGCTGGTTTCAACACTCAAGGCCAGGCCAACCATTGTTGAAGTTGAGAATGTGTTGTACAATGTGATGGCGATGAATTCGCCGATAACCAAGTCGGCGAAGTTCATTAAGGGGTTGGTATCCAATGTGACAGGAAGAAAGTAG